A section of the Streptomyces sp. CG1 genome encodes:
- a CDS encoding MlaE family ABC transporter permease yields MSLSPTGALRHSGNLFAMALDVVRTLPRRPFQAREFIQQAWFVASVTILPTALVSIPFGAVIALQIGSLTRQLGAQSFSGAASVLAVLREASPIVTALLIAGAGGTAICADLGARKIRDEIDAMQVLGIDPIHRLVVPRVLASMVVAVLLNGLVSVVGVAGGYFFNVVLQHGTPGAYLASFTTLAQLSDLWAAEIKALVFGAIAAIVASYKGLTAQGGPKGVGDAVNQSVVITFMLLFVTNFVMTAVYFQVVPQRG; encoded by the coding sequence ATGAGCCTCTCCCCCACTGGTGCGCTGCGGCACTCGGGCAATCTGTTCGCGATGGCGTTGGACGTCGTCCGGACGCTGCCCCGACGGCCCTTCCAGGCAAGGGAGTTCATCCAGCAGGCGTGGTTCGTCGCAAGCGTCACGATCCTGCCGACGGCGCTGGTCTCGATCCCCTTCGGGGCGGTCATCGCGCTGCAGATCGGCAGCCTGACCCGGCAGTTGGGCGCGCAGTCCTTCTCCGGTGCCGCGTCCGTGCTCGCCGTGCTGCGCGAGGCCTCGCCGATCGTCACCGCGCTGCTGATCGCAGGCGCGGGCGGCACGGCGATCTGCGCGGACCTCGGGGCGCGCAAGATCCGGGACGAGATCGACGCGATGCAGGTGCTCGGCATCGACCCGATCCACCGGCTCGTCGTACCGCGGGTGCTGGCGTCGATGGTCGTGGCCGTCCTCCTCAACGGCCTCGTCTCGGTGGTCGGTGTCGCGGGCGGCTACTTCTTCAACGTCGTCCTGCAACACGGCACGCCCGGCGCCTACCTGGCGTCCTTCACCACCCTTGCCCAGCTGTCCGACCTGTGGGCGGCGGAGATCAAGGCGCTGGTGTTCGGGGCCATCGCGGCGATCGTCGCCTCGTACAAGGGGCTGACGGCGCAGGGCGGTCCGAAGGGCGTGGGCGACGCCGTCAACCAGTCCGTGGTGATCACCTTCATGTTGCTGTTCGTGACCAACTTCGTGATGACCGCGGTGTACTTCCAGGTCGTCCCGCAGAGGGGTTAG
- a CDS encoding MCE family protein, which translates to MITRTVRAQLLAFATVTALGVSYVGARYTGLVDDVLHRGYTVRADFAESGGVFPGAEVTYRGVPVGRVGDLQLTGSGISVALKIEDGAPRIPDDTLAVIANRSAVGEQYVDLQPRRSGGPYLMDGSPIPRSRTRTPLPVTDLVLSLDRLVNSVGKDDLRVTVDELGKAFAGTGPNLSRLVDSGNALVESASKSLPQTVSLIEDARKVLTTQADQGSAIKSFSRDLATLTEQLKSSDGDLRRLIGTTAPAAQEVDSLLKSTQPQVPVLLANLISGAQITVARLPGVEQALVTLPLNVAGSYTVIPGDGTTHFGLTVNADDPPACTQGYGTQRRDPAETGERPANTDARCTAPRGSKTSVRGAQNAPGPTTGRYSADQAAFVAPYDPETGTVTGPDGTPVEIGSTGGEQTVFGKESWQWLLVGPMA; encoded by the coding sequence GTGATCACACGTACGGTCAGGGCCCAGCTGCTCGCCTTCGCGACCGTCACCGCCCTCGGGGTGTCGTACGTCGGCGCCCGGTACACGGGCCTCGTGGACGACGTCCTGCACCGCGGGTACACCGTGCGCGCCGACTTCGCCGAGTCCGGGGGCGTGTTCCCCGGCGCCGAGGTCACCTACCGGGGGGTGCCGGTGGGCCGCGTGGGCGATCTGCAGCTGACCGGGTCCGGGATCTCGGTGGCGCTGAAGATCGAGGACGGCGCCCCGAGGATCCCGGACGACACGCTCGCGGTGATCGCCAACCGTTCGGCGGTGGGCGAGCAGTACGTCGACCTCCAGCCACGGCGGTCGGGCGGGCCGTACCTCATGGACGGCAGCCCGATCCCGCGCAGCCGCACCCGGACCCCGCTGCCCGTCACCGACCTGGTCCTCAGCCTCGACCGGCTGGTCAACTCGGTCGGCAAGGACGATCTGCGGGTCACCGTCGACGAGTTGGGCAAGGCATTCGCCGGCACCGGACCGAACCTGAGCCGACTGGTGGACTCCGGCAACGCACTGGTGGAGTCGGCATCGAAATCGCTCCCTCAGACGGTCTCGCTGATCGAGGATGCGCGGAAGGTGCTCACGACACAGGCCGACCAGGGCTCGGCCATCAAGTCGTTCTCCCGCGACCTGGCCACGCTCACCGAGCAGCTGAAGTCGAGCGACGGCGATCTTCGCCGGCTGATCGGCACCACTGCGCCCGCCGCGCAGGAGGTCGACTCCCTGCTGAAGTCCACGCAGCCGCAGGTGCCGGTCCTGCTGGCCAACCTCATCAGCGGTGCCCAGATCACCGTGGCCCGGCTGCCCGGCGTCGAACAGGCACTCGTCACGCTCCCGCTCAATGTCGCGGGCAGCTACACGGTCATCCCCGGAGACGGCACCACCCACTTCGGACTGACTGTGAACGCCGACGACCCGCCCGCGTGCACCCAGGGCTACGGCACCCAGCGACGCGACCCCGCCGAGACCGGCGAACGCCCGGCGAACACCGACGCGCGCTGCACGGCACCGCGCGGCAGCAAGACCTCGGTGCGCGGCGCGCAGAACGCGCCCGGCCCGACGACCGGCCGGTACAGCGCCGACCAGGCCGCGTTCGTGGCCCCCTACGACCCGGAGACCGGCACCGTGACCGGCCCGGACGGAACGCCCGTCGAGATCGGCTCGACGGGTGGCGAACAGACCGTGTTCGGAAAGGAGTCGTGGCAATGGCTGCTCGTGGGACCGATGGCATGA
- a CDS encoding MCE family protein, whose product MSMLRKGQVAAWTAVGSLLLTGCEFNGWYDVPLPGGAASDGHAYHVTVEFRDVLDLVPQSAVKVNDVTVGTVEKVELDGWHARVRLRIADSVKLPGNAVADLRQTSMLGEKYVALSAPAGTAPVGRLRDGDRIPLSRSGRNPEVEEVLSALSALLGGGGVAQLKTITVELNKALNGREDRVRSLLKQLDTFLGGLDEQRAEIVRALKGVDRLAKRLEKEKTTIALAVDTMPPALKALADQRKDLTKMLTALAGLGKTGSRVVNASHDDTVANLKKLQPILQELNKAGDDLPNSLEILTTYPFPRNATDAVKGDYVNLKITADLDLASLYGNVTGKPGKGGKPPAPGTPHLPGLPTPTPLPSIPSLPGTPSVPPVPSAPAVPTGPSDGSTLLCPPVCTAAYGTGGGSRRLPPGIDLGLAELMLKGILP is encoded by the coding sequence ATGAGCATGCTGCGCAAGGGGCAGGTGGCCGCCTGGACGGCGGTCGGCTCGCTGCTGCTGACCGGCTGCGAGTTCAACGGCTGGTACGACGTCCCACTCCCCGGCGGCGCCGCCTCGGACGGCCACGCCTATCACGTCACCGTCGAGTTCCGGGACGTACTGGACCTGGTACCGCAGTCGGCGGTCAAGGTCAACGACGTCACCGTGGGCACGGTCGAGAAGGTGGAGCTGGACGGCTGGCACGCCCGCGTGCGGCTCAGGATCGCCGACTCGGTCAAACTGCCCGGCAACGCGGTCGCCGACCTGAGGCAGACCAGCATGCTCGGCGAGAAGTACGTGGCCCTGTCCGCGCCGGCCGGCACCGCACCCGTCGGACGGCTCCGCGACGGCGACCGCATCCCGCTGTCCCGCAGCGGCCGCAACCCGGAGGTCGAGGAGGTGTTGTCGGCCCTGTCCGCGCTGCTGGGCGGCGGCGGGGTGGCCCAGCTGAAGACGATCACCGTCGAGCTGAACAAGGCCCTGAACGGCCGCGAGGACCGGGTCAGGTCCCTGCTGAAGCAGCTCGACACGTTCCTCGGCGGCCTCGACGAGCAGCGGGCGGAGATCGTGCGCGCGCTGAAGGGCGTCGACCGGCTGGCGAAGCGGCTGGAGAAGGAGAAGACGACGATCGCCCTGGCTGTCGACACCATGCCGCCCGCCCTGAAGGCCCTCGCCGACCAGCGCAAGGATCTGACGAAGATGCTCACCGCCCTGGCCGGCCTCGGCAAGACCGGCTCCAGGGTGGTGAACGCCTCCCACGACGACACCGTCGCCAACCTGAAGAAGCTCCAGCCCATCCTGCAGGAGCTGAACAAGGCGGGCGACGACCTGCCCAACTCCCTTGAGATCCTCACCACTTACCCGTTCCCGCGCAATGCGACGGACGCCGTCAAGGGCGACTACGTCAACTTGAAGATCACTGCCGACCTCGACCTGGCGAGCCTTTACGGCAACGTCACCGGCAAGCCGGGCAAGGGCGGGAAGCCCCCGGCCCCCGGGACCCCGCACCTTCCCGGCCTTCCCACTCCCACGCCTCTCCCGTCCATCCCGTCCCTGCCGGGCACCCCCTCCGTGCCCCCCGTGCCCTCCGCACCCGCCGTGCCCACGGGGCCCTCCGACGGCAGCACCCTGCTGTGCCCGCCGGTGTGCACCGCTGCCTACGGCACCGGGGGCGGCTCGCGTCGCCTGCCACCCGGGATCGATCTCGGCCTCGCCGAGCTGATGCTGAAGGGGATACTGCCGTGA
- a CDS encoding ABC transporter ATP-binding protein → MGAEICVEGLTKSFGSQVIWQDVSLTLPAGEVSVLLGPSGTGKSVFLKTLVGLLKPERGSVEVAGRDITRLREHDLYEVRKLFGVLFQDGALFGSMNLYDNIAFPLREHTRRSESEIRRIVLEKMEMVGLIGAEGKLPGEISGGMRKRAGLARALVLDPEIILFDEPDSGLDPVRVAYLNQLIVDLNAQIDATFLIVTHDIASARQVPDNIGLLFRRELVMFGPREQLLTSDEPVVRQFLNGRMQGPIGMAEEKDAAQVEQELAGIDEGGGVQEMTPRLLPSAGIPRPPRWEAIARREAELHGKAVNTA, encoded by the coding sequence ATGGGTGCCGAGATCTGTGTGGAAGGGCTGACCAAGTCCTTCGGCTCCCAGGTGATCTGGCAGGACGTCTCGCTGACGCTGCCCGCCGGGGAGGTCTCGGTGCTGCTCGGCCCCTCGGGGACGGGCAAGTCGGTGTTCCTGAAGACGCTGGTCGGGCTGCTGAAGCCGGAACGCGGCTCGGTGGAGGTCGCGGGCCGGGACATCACCCGCCTGCGCGAGCACGACCTGTACGAGGTGCGGAAGCTGTTCGGGGTGCTGTTCCAGGACGGCGCGCTGTTCGGCTCGATGAACCTGTACGACAACATCGCCTTCCCGCTGCGCGAGCACACCCGTAGGTCCGAGAGCGAGATCCGGCGCATCGTGCTGGAGAAGATGGAGATGGTCGGGCTGATAGGCGCCGAGGGGAAGCTGCCCGGAGAGATCTCCGGCGGGATGCGCAAGCGGGCCGGGCTGGCCCGCGCCCTGGTCCTCGACCCGGAGATCATCCTGTTCGACGAGCCGGACTCGGGTCTGGACCCGGTGCGCGTGGCCTACCTCAACCAGCTCATCGTCGACCTCAACGCACAGATCGACGCGACCTTCCTGATCGTCACCCATGACATCGCCTCGGCCCGCCAGGTGCCGGACAACATCGGGCTGCTGTTCCGGCGCGAGCTGGTGATGTTCGGGCCCCGCGAGCAGCTGCTGACCAGTGACGAGCCCGTCGTACGGCAGTTCCTGAACGGCCGGATGCAGGGGCCGATAGGCATGGCGGAGGAGAAGGACGCGGCCCAGGTCGAGCAGGAGCTGGCCGGGATCGACGAGGGCGGCGGAGTACAGGAGATGACTCCCCGTCTGCTGCCGAGTGCGGGCATCCCCCGCCCGCCCCGCTGGGAGGCGATCGCGAGACGGGAGGCCGAACTGCACGGGAAGGCGGTGAACACCGCATGA
- a CDS encoding MCE family protein, which yields MTRSGARQAAAPLIKFSLFALVTIAATALLAATIVNVSFTPKDSYHAVFTDVTGLETGDDIRVAGVRVGEVEDIRIKDRTLAEVTFTVTAERPLLASTHAVVRYRNLVGQRYIALAEGPGDGTTRLRPGGTIPLSRTQPALDLNALLNGFKPLFAALSPSDVNQLATEIIQTLQGEGGTVNSLLAHTASLTSTLADRDRLIGSVIDNLNTVLETLDKRGSRFSGLLTQLRRVVSGLAADRSPIGESLVSIGDLTDVTSGLLKDARPPLKDDIAGLGDLTGTLNKNENTVEGVLKRLPNKLEKLTGTASYGSWFNFYLCDFDGRIVLPKTKQVITPDLHVARARCGG from the coding sequence ATGACCAGGTCAGGAGCCCGGCAGGCCGCCGCCCCACTGATCAAGTTCAGCCTCTTCGCGCTGGTCACGATCGCTGCGACGGCCCTGCTCGCCGCCACCATCGTCAACGTCTCCTTCACCCCGAAGGACAGCTACCACGCGGTGTTCACCGATGTGACCGGGTTGGAGACCGGCGACGACATCAGAGTGGCCGGCGTGCGGGTCGGGGAGGTCGAGGACATCCGGATCAAGGACCGCACCCTGGCCGAGGTCACCTTCACCGTGACCGCGGAGCGGCCGCTGCTCGCGAGCACCCACGCGGTCGTCCGCTACCGCAACCTGGTCGGACAGCGGTACATCGCGCTGGCCGAGGGCCCCGGCGACGGCACCACCCGGCTGCGGCCTGGCGGCACCATCCCGCTGTCCCGGACCCAGCCGGCACTGGACCTCAACGCCCTGCTGAACGGCTTCAAGCCGCTGTTCGCCGCGCTCAGCCCGAGCGACGTCAACCAGCTCGCCACCGAGATCATCCAGACCCTCCAGGGCGAGGGCGGCACGGTGAACAGCCTGCTCGCGCACACGGCCTCGCTCACCAGCACCCTCGCCGACCGCGACCGGCTGATCGGCTCGGTGATCGACAACCTCAACACCGTCCTGGAGACGCTCGACAAGCGCGGCTCCCGCTTCTCCGGGCTGCTCACGCAGTTGCGCCGGGTGGTCTCGGGGCTGGCCGCCGACCGCAGTCCCATCGGGGAGTCGCTGGTGAGCATCGGCGACCTCACGGACGTCACATCGGGGCTGCTGAAGGACGCGCGTCCGCCGCTGAAGGACGACATCGCCGGACTCGGCGATCTCACCGGAACGCTGAACAAGAACGAGAACACCGTGGAGGGCGTCCTGAAGCGGCTGCCGAACAAACTCGAGAAGCTGACCGGGACGGCGTCCTACGGCTCCTGGTTCAACTTCTACCTCTGCGACTTCGACGGCCGGATCGTGCTGCCGAAGACCAAGCAGGTGATCACCCCGGACCTGCACGTGGCGCGGGCGAGGTGTGGCGGATGA
- a CDS encoding MCE family protein translates to MYRWRLRLYGIVFLAVLALLLSLAVAVYQQAFTSVVPVTLEADALGNQLDPRADVKLRGLLVGEVREVHADGTKATLDIALKPQYVAYIPSDVQARLLPKTLFGEKYVDLVPPPHSPARPIQAGDVITQDRTKVGIELQQLLNDLLPLLRAVRPGQLNATLSAFATALEGRGDRIGDNLTRVEGYLRRLNPHMPSLKEDISRFADVAEVYGDAAPDLMRILRNTVTTSRTIVEKKDQLASALRSTASMADTANGFLSENGDRLITLGRVSRPTLELFARYSPEYPCLFQGLARQEKASEDAFRGGEMRITLEVVRPQGAYQPGEEPVYGERSGPNCRGLPDPQVPGPKPHLDDGTSAGGSGGALPGGVNVSATRAEQRAVGSLVAPVMGVPADEVPPVATLLFGPLARGTAVSVA, encoded by the coding sequence TTGTATAGATGGAGACTCAGGCTGTACGGCATCGTGTTCCTCGCCGTGCTCGCGCTGCTGCTGTCGCTCGCGGTGGCCGTCTATCAGCAGGCGTTCACGTCCGTCGTGCCCGTCACCCTGGAGGCCGACGCCCTCGGCAACCAGCTCGATCCACGCGCCGACGTCAAGCTGCGCGGGTTGCTGGTCGGCGAAGTGCGCGAGGTGCACGCGGACGGCACGAAGGCCACGCTCGACATCGCGCTGAAGCCCCAGTACGTCGCGTACATCCCCTCGGACGTGCAGGCCCGCCTGCTGCCCAAGACGCTGTTCGGCGAGAAGTACGTCGACCTGGTCCCGCCCCCGCATTCCCCGGCCCGGCCCATCCAGGCCGGCGACGTCATCACGCAGGACCGCACGAAGGTCGGCATCGAGCTGCAGCAGCTGCTGAACGACCTGCTGCCCCTGCTGCGCGCGGTCAGGCCCGGCCAACTCAACGCCACGCTCTCGGCATTCGCCACCGCGCTGGAGGGCCGCGGCGACCGGATCGGCGACAACCTCACCCGGGTCGAGGGTTATCTGCGCCGGCTGAACCCGCACATGCCCTCCCTCAAGGAGGACATCTCGCGGTTCGCGGACGTCGCCGAGGTGTACGGCGACGCCGCGCCCGACCTGATGCGGATCCTGCGCAACACGGTCACCACCAGCCGCACGATCGTCGAGAAGAAGGACCAGCTGGCCTCCGCGCTCCGCTCGACCGCTTCCATGGCGGACACGGCGAACGGCTTCCTGTCCGAGAACGGTGACCGGCTGATCACCCTGGGCCGGGTCTCCCGCCCCACGCTGGAACTCTTCGCCCGCTACTCCCCCGAGTACCCGTGCCTGTTCCAGGGACTCGCCCGGCAGGAGAAGGCGTCGGAGGACGCGTTCCGGGGCGGTGAGATGCGGATCACCCTCGAAGTCGTCCGGCCGCAGGGCGCGTACCAGCCCGGTGAGGAGCCGGTGTACGGCGAGCGGTCCGGCCCGAACTGCCGTGGCCTGCCGGATCCGCAGGTACCCGGGCCGAAACCCCATCTCGACGACGGTACGTCGGCCGGAGGTTCCGGCGGCGCACTCCCCGGAGGTGTCAACGTGTCCGCCACCCGGGCCGAGCAGCGGGCCGTCGGCTCGCTCGTGGCCCCCGTCATGGGCGTCCCCGCGGACGAGGTGCCGCCCGTGGCGACCCTGCTGTTCGGGCCGCTCGCGCGCGGAACGGCGGTGAGTGTCGCATGA
- a CDS encoding MlaE family ABC transporter permease, whose product MRPRKVLDRPLRSLEELGGQLSFYGRSLAWTGRTLRRYKKEILRLLAEVSFGRGALAVVGGTVGVIAFLSFFTGTEVGLQGYAALNQLGTSNFVAFLSAYFNTREIAPLVAGLALSATVGAGFTAQLGAMRISEETDALEVMGVPSLPFLVTTRMIAGFVAVIPLYVIGLLSSYLAARTITTGYYGQSTGTYDHYFHQYLPPVDVFWSFGKVIVFAVLIILVHCYYGYHASGGPAGVGVAVGRAVRTSIVAINVLDFFLSLAIWGANTTVRIAG is encoded by the coding sequence ATGAGACCTCGGAAAGTCCTCGATCGCCCCTTGCGCTCACTCGAAGAGCTGGGCGGCCAACTGTCCTTCTACGGACGCTCGCTGGCGTGGACGGGCCGCACCCTGCGCCGTTACAAGAAGGAGATCCTGCGGCTGCTCGCCGAGGTGAGCTTCGGCCGGGGCGCGCTCGCCGTGGTCGGCGGCACGGTCGGCGTGATCGCGTTCCTGTCCTTCTTCACCGGCACCGAGGTCGGCCTCCAGGGCTACGCGGCCCTCAACCAGCTCGGCACCTCCAACTTCGTGGCGTTCCTGTCGGCGTACTTCAACACCCGGGAGATCGCCCCGCTGGTGGCCGGACTCGCCCTGTCCGCGACGGTCGGCGCCGGGTTCACCGCGCAGCTCGGCGCGATGCGGATCAGCGAGGAGACCGACGCGCTGGAGGTGATGGGCGTCCCGTCGCTGCCGTTCCTGGTGACGACGCGGATGATCGCCGGCTTCGTCGCGGTGATCCCGCTGTACGTGATCGGGCTGCTGTCCTCGTACCTGGCCGCCCGCACCATCACCACCGGCTACTACGGGCAGTCGACGGGCACGTACGACCACTACTTCCACCAGTACCTGCCGCCCGTCGACGTGTTCTGGTCCTTCGGCAAGGTGATCGTCTTCGCCGTGCTGATCATCCTGGTGCACTGCTACTACGGCTACCACGCGAGCGGCGGCCCGGCCGGTGTCGGCGTCGCGGTGGGCCGGGCTGTGCGGACCTCGATCGTCGCCATCAACGTCCTGGACTTCTTCCTGAGCCTCGCGATCTGGGGCGCCAACACGACCGTACGCATAGCGGGGTGA
- a CDS encoding MCE family protein, which produces MRLRRPRPKPFRERNPVVVGAVGLTVLALLTVAAFNADSLPLIGGGDTYSAAFSEAGGLKPGDEVRIAGVKVGKVEGVDLDGDHVKVTFKVKGRPAFGTDTGASIRVKTILGAKYLALYPEGPGQLRPGSEIPLRRTVSAYDVVQAFSDLTTTTEAVDTDRLAKALDTISVTFQDSPEEVRASIKGLSRISRTVAARDQALRGLLDHAHEVTTVLAGHTKDFSALVKDGDALFKEIDKRRAAIHTLLKSSALLGIELSGLVDDNRKQIGPALKNLNTFVNMLGRNQASLDRSVQLLAPYVRLFTNTLGNGRWFDSYVQNLVAAPVTPRTGGTR; this is translated from the coding sequence ATCCGGCTGCGGCGCCCACGCCCGAAGCCCTTCCGGGAGCGCAACCCGGTCGTCGTCGGCGCCGTCGGGCTCACCGTCCTCGCGCTGCTCACCGTTGCCGCCTTCAACGCCGACAGCCTGCCGCTGATCGGCGGCGGCGACACGTACAGCGCGGCCTTCTCCGAGGCCGGCGGGCTCAAGCCGGGCGACGAGGTACGGATCGCCGGGGTCAAGGTCGGCAAGGTCGAGGGCGTCGACCTGGACGGCGACCACGTCAAGGTCACCTTCAAGGTGAAGGGCCGCCCGGCGTTCGGTACCGACACGGGCGCGTCGATCCGCGTCAAGACGATCCTCGGCGCGAAGTACCTGGCCCTGTACCCGGAAGGGCCCGGCCAGTTGAGGCCGGGCAGCGAGATCCCGCTCCGGCGGACCGTGTCGGCGTATGACGTCGTCCAGGCCTTCAGCGACCTGACGACCACCACCGAGGCGGTCGACACGGACCGGCTCGCGAAGGCGCTGGACACGATCTCCGTCACCTTCCAGGACTCCCCCGAGGAGGTGCGGGCGTCGATCAAGGGACTGTCACGGATCTCCCGGACCGTCGCCGCCCGTGACCAGGCGCTGCGCGGGCTCCTCGACCATGCACACGAAGTCACCACGGTGCTGGCCGGGCACACGAAGGACTTCTCCGCGCTGGTGAAGGACGGTGACGCGCTGTTCAAGGAGATCGACAAGCGGCGCGCGGCGATCCACACGCTGCTGAAGAGTTCCGCGCTGCTGGGCATCGAGCTGTCCGGCCTGGTCGACGACAACCGCAAGCAGATCGGACCCGCGCTGAAGAACCTCAACACCTTCGTGAACATGCTCGGACGCAACCAGGCGAGCCTCGACCGCAGCGTCCAGCTGCTCGCCCCCTACGTGCGGCTCTTCACCAACACCCTCGGCAACGGCCGCTGGTTCGACTCCTACGTCCAGAACCTGGTCGCCGCCCCGGTCACCCCACGGACGGGAGGCACCCGATGA
- a CDS encoding MCE family protein — MTRRLLALFTALAVVAGLAVVLWPGPGPVRITAYFPRTVGIYPGSDVRVLGVRIGEVRKITPEGDRVRVELEYDAGRKVPADAQAAIVNSSVVSDRYVQLLPVYRKGAVLRDGDVIPESRTAVPVELDRIFDSLHTTAEALGPNGANKQGSLSRLLGVSADNLRGQGENLHQTVDDLSQAVTTLSDGRGDLFGTVRNLQVFTAALAADDTSVRSFNTDLANVAGQLAGERKDLAAALKYLATALGDVAGFVRGNKKALTSDVQGLAKVTKVLVTQRAALEELLSVAPTGLSNLQNAYNPVAGTLDTRNNAQVPQDPSSLLCSILKTTGDDHDNCAGLTKLFGSLPNIPSAPASTGTVDKTLGGILGAPA, encoded by the coding sequence ATGACCCGCAGACTCCTGGCCCTGTTCACCGCGCTCGCGGTCGTCGCCGGCCTCGCCGTCGTCCTCTGGCCGGGCCCCGGCCCTGTCCGCATCACGGCGTATTTCCCGCGCACCGTCGGTATCTACCCCGGCTCCGACGTCCGCGTCCTCGGCGTCCGCATCGGCGAGGTCAGGAAGATCACGCCGGAGGGCGACCGGGTACGGGTGGAGCTGGAGTACGACGCGGGCCGCAAGGTCCCCGCCGACGCACAGGCCGCCATCGTCAACTCCTCGGTGGTCAGCGATCGTTACGTCCAGCTGCTGCCGGTGTACCGCAAGGGCGCGGTGCTGCGGGACGGCGACGTCATTCCCGAGTCCCGTACGGCCGTCCCCGTCGAGCTGGACCGGATCTTCGACAGCCTGCACACCACCGCCGAGGCGCTCGGCCCGAACGGCGCCAACAAGCAGGGCTCGCTGTCCCGGCTGCTCGGGGTGAGCGCGGACAACCTCCGGGGGCAGGGCGAGAACCTCCACCAGACGGTGGACGATCTGTCCCAGGCGGTCACCACTCTGTCCGACGGGCGCGGCGACCTGTTCGGGACCGTACGGAACCTTCAGGTGTTCACGGCCGCGCTGGCGGCGGACGACACCAGCGTGCGGTCGTTCAACACCGACCTCGCCAACGTGGCCGGGCAGCTCGCCGGGGAGCGCAAGGATCTCGCGGCCGCGCTGAAGTACCTGGCCACCGCGCTCGGTGACGTGGCCGGCTTCGTGAGGGGCAACAAGAAGGCGCTGACCTCGGACGTGCAGGGCCTGGCCAAGGTCACCAAGGTCCTCGTCACCCAACGGGCCGCACTGGAGGAGCTGTTGAGCGTCGCCCCCACCGGCCTGTCGAATCTGCAGAACGCCTACAACCCCGTCGCCGGCACCCTCGACACCCGCAACAACGCGCAAGTCCCGCAGGATCCCTCATCCCTGCTCTGCTCGATCCTGAAGACGACCGGCGACGACCACGACAACTGCGCCGGACTGACGAAGCTCTTCGGCTCCCTGCCCAACATCCCTTCGGCCCCGGCGTCGACGGGCACGGTCGACAAGACCCTCGGCGGAATCCTGGGGGCACCGGCATGA